A window of Castor canadensis chromosome 10, mCasCan1.hap1v2, whole genome shotgun sequence contains these coding sequences:
- the Cul4a gene encoding cullin-4A isoform X3, whose amino-acid sequence MIRSIFLFLDRTYVLQNSMLPSIWDMGLELFRNHIISDRMVQSKTIAGVLLLIERERSGEAVDRSLLRSLLGMLSDLQVYKDSFELKFLEETNCLYAAEGQRLMQEREVPEYLSHVSKRLEEEGDRVITYLDHSTQKPLIACVEKQLLGEHLTAILQKGLDHLLDENRVPDLTQMYQLFSRVKGGQHALLQHWSEYIKTFGTTIVINPEKDKDMVQDLLDFKDKVDHVVEVCFQRNERFINLMKESFETFINKRPNKPAELIAKHVDSKLRAGNKEATDEELERILDKIMILFRFIHGKDVFEAFYKKDLAKRLLVGKSASVDAEKSMLSKLKHECGAAFTSKLEGMFKDMELSKDIMVHFKQHMQNQSSPGPIDLTVNILTMGHWPTYTPVEVHLPPEMVRLQEVFKTFYLGKHSGRKLQWQTTLGHAVLKAEFKEGKKEFQVSLFQTLVLLMFNEGDGFSFEEIKMATGIEDSELRRTLQSLACGKARVLIKSPKGKEVEDGDKFIFNGEFKHKLFRIKINQIQMKETVEEQVSTTERVFQDRQYQIDAAIVRIMKMRKTLGHNLLVSELYNQLKFPVKPGDLKKRIESLIDRDYMERDRDSPNQYHYVA is encoded by the exons GGACATGGGCCTGGAGCTGTTTCGGAACCATATCATCAGTGACAGGATGGTGCAGAGCAAGACCATTGCAGGGGTCCTGCTGCTGATTGAGCGGGAGAGGAGCGGCGAGGCCGTGGACAGAAGCCTGCTACGCAGCCTGTTGGGCATGCTCTCGGATCTCCAG GTCTATAAAGATTCATTTGAACTAAAATTTTTGGAAGAGACTAATTGTTTGTATGCTGCAGAAGGCCAAAGATTAATGCAAGAGAGAGAG GTTCCAGAATACCTTAGCCATGTGAGTAAGCGTctggaagaggaaggagaccGTGTGATCACTTACCTTGACCATAGCACACA GAAGCCACTGATTGCTTGCGTAGAGAAACAGCTCTTAGGAGAACACTTAACAGCAATTCTGCAGAAAG GGCTTGACCACCTGCTGGATGAGAACAGGGTGCCGGATCTCACGCAGATGTACCAGCTGTTCAGCCGGGTGAAGGGCGGGCAGCACGCGCTCCTGCAGCACTGGAGCGAGTACATCAAG ACTTTTGGAACAACAATTGTCATCAATcctgagaaagacaaagacatggTACAAGACCTGCTGGACTTCAAGGACAAAGTGGACCACGTGGTGGAGGTGTGCTTCCAGAGGAATGAGCGGTTTATCAACCTGATGAAAGAGTCCTTCGAGACGTTCATCAACAAGAGACCTAACAAGCCTGCTGAGCTGATAG CTAAACATGTGGACTCAAAGTTACGAGCAGGCAATAAGGAAGCAACGGATGAAGAGCTGGAGAGGATCCTGGACAAGATAATGATACTGTTCAGGTTCATCCATG GCAAAGATGTCTTTGAAGCATTTTACAAGAAAGATTTGGCAAAAAGACTACTCGTTGGTAAGAGTGCTTCAGTGGATGCCGAGAAGTCCATGCTGTCAAAGCTCAAGCATG AGTGCGGGGCAGCGTTCACCAGCAAGCTGGAGGGCATGTTCAAGGACATGGAGCTTTCCAAGGACATCATGGTTCACTTCAAGCAA CACATGCAGAACCAGAGCTCCCCAGGCCCCATAGACCTCACAGTGAACATCCTCACCATGGGGCACTGGCCCACGTACACGCCTGTGGAGGTGCATCTCCCTCCAGAG ATGGTCAGACTTCAGGAGGTGTTCAAGACCTTCTACCTCGGCAAGCACAGCGGCCGGAAGCTACAGTGGCAGACAACGCTGGGGCACGCCGTGCTGAAAGCAGAGTTTAAGGAG gggaagaaggagttCCAGGTGTCCCTGTTCCAGACGTTAGTGCTGCTCATGTTCAACGAGGGGGATGGATTCAGCTTCGAGGAAATAAAGATGGCCACCGGGATAG AGGACAGCGAATTGAGAAGGACGCTGCAGTCTCTGGCCTGCGGCAAAGCACGCGTTCTGATTAAAAGTCCCAAAGGAAAGGAGGTAGAAGACGGAGACAAGTTCATTTTTAATGGAGAGTTCAAGCACAAGTTGTTCAGAATAAAGATCAATCAAATTCAGATGAAGGAGACC GTTGAGGAACAAGTCAGCACTACCGAGAGAGTGTTTCAGGATAGACAATATCAGATTGATGCTGCTATTGTTAGAATAATGAAGATGAGAAAGACACTTGGTCATAACCTTCTCGTCTCTGAACTGTATAATCAGCTGAAGTTCCCAGTAAAG CCTGGAGATCTGAAAAAGAGGATCGAATCCCTTATAGACAGAGACTACATGGAGCGAGACAGAGACAGTCCAAATCAGTACCACTACGTGGCGTGA